The Shewanella japonica genome has a window encoding:
- a CDS encoding cation:proton antiporter, which yields MYEELAILTIFAFSYCLIAGRVENSMISGPMVFVVVGFVLGPEMLGWLGKSVDGSGMRVFADLTLAVVLFCDASNSNLSILKRHIAIPSRMLLYGLPGAILMGFAVGYLLFPNLSVYEVAALATMLAATDAALGKAVVTSPIVPSKLREGLNIESGLNDGICVPILFVFLALAAGSVVEGQVTHIAFEFLLEELGIGLIVGLSASYLASKLIHYCYSKNWITEIWSQNIVLSLALCCFAIAQSLEGSGYIAAFSGGLLFGYLMKEHKHKMILPTEGIGEILALLTWMLFGAVIISRAFEAFTWTMLIYALLSLTVVRMLPIFLSLGLKGENVASRLFLGWFGPRGLASIVFVVIMLERDLPGGEFMAMTVICTVFISLILHGMTAKPLSKWISSRVN from the coding sequence ATGTACGAAGAGTTAGCAATTTTAACTATTTTTGCTTTCAGTTATTGTTTAATCGCTGGCCGAGTCGAAAACTCGATGATTTCCGGGCCTATGGTGTTTGTGGTTGTTGGTTTTGTTTTAGGGCCTGAGATGCTTGGCTGGTTAGGCAAAAGCGTTGATGGTTCAGGCATGAGAGTATTCGCAGATTTAACCTTAGCAGTCGTGTTATTTTGTGATGCGTCAAACAGTAATTTATCCATTTTAAAGCGCCATATTGCGATTCCATCAAGAATGCTGCTTTACGGATTACCTGGTGCTATTTTAATGGGCTTTGCTGTTGGATACTTATTATTTCCTAATTTGAGTGTTTACGAAGTGGCAGCCCTTGCGACTATGCTGGCAGCGACAGATGCTGCGTTAGGTAAAGCCGTAGTGACGAGCCCAATAGTGCCATCAAAGTTACGTGAAGGCTTAAATATTGAAAGTGGCCTTAACGACGGCATATGTGTGCCTATTCTGTTCGTATTTCTTGCATTAGCAGCGGGCAGCGTTGTAGAAGGGCAAGTGACCCATATTGCATTTGAATTTTTATTAGAAGAACTAGGTATTGGCTTAATCGTTGGGTTATCTGCCAGTTATTTGGCCAGTAAACTGATTCATTACTGTTATAGCAAAAATTGGATTACTGAAATTTGGAGCCAAAATATTGTTCTTAGCTTAGCGCTTTGTTGTTTTGCTATTGCGCAATCATTAGAGGGAAGTGGTTATATCGCAGCGTTTTCGGGCGGATTATTATTTGGCTACTTAATGAAAGAACACAAACATAAAATGATATTACCCACTGAAGGCATCGGCGAGATTTTAGCGCTACTAACTTGGATGCTCTTTGGCGCGGTGATTATCAGTCGTGCGTTTGAAGCATTTACCTGGACTATGTTGATTTATGCGTTGCTAAGCTTAACGGTAGTGCGAATGTTGCCAATATTCTTATCCCTAGGCCTTAAAGGGGAAAACGTGGCGTCACGGTTATTCTTAGGCTGGTTTGGTCCTAGAGGTCTTGCATCAATCGTGTTTGTTGTCATCATGCTCGAGCGAGATTTACCGGGCGGAGAGTTCATGGCAATGACAGTAATCTGTACTGTGTTTATTAGTTTAATTTTGCACGGTATGACGGCAAAACCATTATCGAAATGGATAAGCAGTCGAGTGAATTAG
- a CDS encoding sodium-dependent transporter produces MSVNTSGQFSSRIGFIMAAAGSAVGVGNIWGFPTQAATYGGGAFLLVYALLIVLLGYPMLMAELMVGRHGQTNPADSMAKLGSNALSRKIGKAIGFVSIITATLICTFYSILSGWFVSFALAPVAELTQQQSLSAWLTKFSVSRNLVFTLVFIALVILVIRQGVQQGIERWSKRLMPLLLIMLIAGAMYILSQPGAIEGLKALLVPDFTMVFHTDVLVSALGQTFFSLSVGTGAMMVYGAYLNKQENLAKLTAYVTLTDTSVAFLAALMIIPAMYVAQHNGVQIFAEDGSLLNSDTLVFTVLPALFDSIGGYSQYILAIVFFALMTIAGLTSAISIVEVPTSYIVEKSTISRNKATLLVGGVIAILASLIVFNFASLFGFIITMTTERAQPLIALGIAVFVGWVWHRNDLLKDIANQEGVDADSLFWRVWPVYVKFICPLLIIVIIMQLVN; encoded by the coding sequence ATGAGCGTGAATACAAGCGGACAATTTAGTTCAAGAATCGGTTTTATTATGGCTGCAGCAGGTTCAGCTGTAGGAGTGGGCAATATCTGGGGGTTTCCAACACAAGCGGCGACCTACGGCGGTGGTGCATTTTTGTTAGTTTACGCTTTACTGATCGTATTGCTGGGTTACCCGATGTTGATGGCGGAATTAATGGTCGGTCGTCATGGTCAAACTAACCCAGCTGATTCAATGGCAAAACTTGGCTCAAATGCCCTTTCAAGAAAAATAGGTAAAGCCATTGGCTTTGTTTCCATCATTACCGCTACGCTCATTTGTACTTTTTACAGTATTTTATCTGGTTGGTTTGTTAGTTTTGCATTAGCCCCCGTTGCAGAACTCACTCAACAGCAATCACTTTCTGCTTGGCTCACCAAATTTTCAGTATCACGTAATTTAGTGTTCACATTAGTGTTTATTGCATTAGTTATCTTAGTCATCAGACAAGGTGTACAACAGGGTATTGAACGCTGGTCAAAAAGATTAATGCCACTACTGTTAATCATGCTTATTGCTGGTGCAATGTATATCTTGAGTCAGCCTGGTGCAATTGAGGGATTAAAAGCCTTATTGGTACCCGATTTTACTATGGTATTTCATACTGATGTTTTGGTTAGCGCACTAGGACAAACCTTTTTTTCATTATCTGTGGGTACGGGTGCGATGATGGTTTATGGCGCTTATTTAAATAAACAAGAAAATTTAGCTAAGCTTACTGCATACGTGACTCTCACGGACACCTCAGTAGCATTTCTGGCCGCGCTGATGATTATTCCAGCAATGTATGTCGCACAACATAATGGGGTGCAAATATTTGCAGAAGACGGCAGTTTACTCAATTCTGATACATTAGTGTTCACAGTATTACCGGCATTATTCGACTCAATTGGTGGGTATAGTCAATATATACTGGCTATTGTATTCTTTGCCTTAATGACCATAGCAGGCTTAACGTCAGCGATATCTATTGTTGAAGTACCCACCAGTTACATAGTAGAAAAATCCACTATCAGCCGAAATAAGGCGACATTATTGGTCGGCGGGGTTATTGCAATCCTTGCCTCATTAATCGTGTTTAATTTTGCTAGTTTATTTGGTTTTATTATTACCATGACAACTGAAAGAGCTCAGCCATTAATTGCTTTGGGTATTGCGGTATTTGTTGGCTGGGTATGGCATAGAAATGATTTATTAAAAGATATTGCCAATCAAGAAGGCGTAGATGCAGATAGCTTGTTCTGGCGAGTATGGCCTGTTTACGTCAAATTTATTTGTCCACTGCTCATTATCGTTATCATTATGCAGCTAGTTAACTAA
- a CDS encoding Lrp/AsnC family transcriptional regulator, translated as MTNLVLDPTDFAILSLLQTHGRLSNQDLAAKVNLSPSPCSRRVKSLEEAGYINGYATLLNPEQFNLKLTVYIQVRLAKHASDVLNAFELFISEYDEVQECCLITGSEADYQLKVLVKDMEDYKEFLLNKLTTNPHIVGIQSSFVLKKVKSTTAIPMG; from the coding sequence ATGACCAACTTAGTATTAGATCCCACAGATTTTGCCATATTATCGTTATTGCAAACCCATGGCAGACTCTCAAATCAAGATCTAGCTGCAAAGGTTAATTTGTCACCTTCTCCTTGCTCAAGGCGAGTTAAATCTCTTGAAGAGGCGGGTTATATCAATGGTTATGCAACATTACTCAATCCTGAACAATTTAACCTAAAACTCACCGTTTATATCCAAGTCAGACTCGCCAAACATGCAAGTGACGTATTAAACGCATTTGAGTTATTCATTAGTGAGTATGATGAAGTGCAAGAATGCTGTCTGATCACGGGCAGTGAGGCTGACTATCAACTCAAAGTCTTAGTTAAGGATATGGAAGATTACAAAGAGTTCTTACTTAATAAGTTGACCACAAACCCGCATATTGTGGGTATTCAATCCAGTTTCGTACTCAAAAAAGTAAAAAGTACCACTGCAATTCCTATGGGTTGA
- a CDS encoding TonB-dependent receptor: MPKYSKLHKAILLAGCSFAATSSNLYAQDGTDNAEQATSTKDIEVIMVSAQKREQALKDVPVSIEVLDGDLVQELGVQNGFDLVKYLPGFGIDESSEIRTTTLKSRGIGTFTNSIGLQSSNLVVIDGEVLPRQSMLNLAVADVERVEALRGPQGTLFGQNTSTGMLHYVTKKPNLNAVGGNIRTEVTQDNGIDVSGVVNVPIGDNWAFRMNAQWSEVDGWIDNTMPGHEDYKIGEQDKSGLRGQLLYDDGEDFNILFRAEYAETDTNCCSMTQIGPVNPDYGPRPIINVKDDGTIEGTTYNRINSSKSFDDVGKPVTARNPEANYGSTENLGFSIAADYYLNDDFTLSYNGSYRDFDLYNSSGFFTLNFPLERSAFGGNESVDVSQHEIRLSSFDNEKFDWIVGLFYHNTEGQRSENRDGCIAGNFGFINGGELSGCYDRQSTRNFLSMYEGQVFDESMMADLTPGRLLSGGNFTTNFENYAIFGQFEYQITDQLDATFGFRALHENGEATFERTDLFTPADGIGMDTYADVLAMSQTDPSLIKRQTEKTTFSDSDDAFIYKAVIGYDFTRSIRGYVNYSTGYKGASYFVTTNTNPADADQFPTKPEQSTNFEVGLRSGFFDNDVLFNITYFDMTVEDYQVRATRVIDEENGVVFAGYVNANEARSTGFEADAIVDITEDLRWTASYAIFDARYEDFSDTPINCPAGDGGELADRCTTDPVTGLQRFDQTGLSFPNNAEQQLFSTLKYSTEFGNTGWNGSLQANWRYNGAHTQSINELALNQSANPSSSIWDLYFNFGQDNLRFSLYVKNLFDQAYTTRQNTNQEGYGQGFYPRDWNRFYGGSVQYIF, translated from the coding sequence ATGCCGAAATATAGTAAATTGCACAAAGCAATATTGCTGGCTGGTTGTTCTTTTGCAGCCACATCAAGCAATCTATATGCGCAGGATGGAACGGATAATGCTGAACAGGCCACTTCAACAAAAGATATTGAAGTCATCATGGTCAGCGCGCAAAAGCGTGAGCAAGCATTAAAAGATGTTCCTGTTTCTATTGAAGTACTCGATGGCGACTTAGTTCAAGAGTTAGGCGTACAAAATGGCTTTGATCTTGTTAAATACCTACCAGGTTTCGGTATTGATGAAAGCAGTGAGATCCGAACAACTACACTAAAATCACGTGGTATTGGAACATTCACTAACTCTATTGGTTTGCAATCATCAAATTTAGTAGTCATTGATGGTGAAGTTTTACCTCGACAGTCAATGCTTAACCTTGCGGTCGCTGATGTCGAACGTGTTGAAGCTTTACGTGGTCCACAAGGTACCCTATTCGGCCAAAATACCTCCACGGGTATGCTGCATTATGTCACCAAAAAACCTAACTTAAATGCTGTTGGCGGCAATATCCGAACTGAAGTCACTCAAGATAACGGTATTGATGTTAGTGGTGTAGTAAATGTACCGATCGGTGATAATTGGGCATTCAGAATGAATGCACAATGGAGTGAAGTTGATGGTTGGATCGACAATACCATGCCAGGTCATGAAGACTACAAAATCGGTGAACAAGATAAATCAGGACTTCGTGGCCAACTGTTATATGACGACGGCGAAGACTTTAATATTTTATTCCGTGCAGAATATGCTGAAACAGATACCAACTGTTGTTCTATGACTCAAATTGGACCTGTAAACCCAGATTACGGGCCAAGACCTATTATTAACGTGAAAGATGACGGTACTATCGAAGGGACAACCTACAACCGTATTAATTCATCTAAATCATTTGATGATGTTGGAAAACCAGTTACTGCACGTAACCCAGAAGCGAACTATGGTTCTACTGAAAATTTAGGTTTTTCTATCGCAGCTGATTATTATCTGAATGACGATTTTACCTTATCGTATAACGGTAGCTACCGTGATTTTGACTTATATAATAGCTCTGGATTCTTCACTCTAAACTTCCCATTAGAGCGCTCAGCCTTTGGTGGTAATGAATCTGTCGATGTGAGCCAACACGAAATACGCTTAAGCTCTTTTGATAATGAAAAGTTTGATTGGATTGTCGGTTTGTTCTACCACAATACTGAAGGTCAACGTTCTGAAAACCGTGATGGCTGTATTGCAGGTAACTTCGGTTTTATTAACGGTGGAGAGTTATCTGGTTGTTATGATCGTCAATCTACCCGTAACTTCTTAAGTATGTATGAAGGCCAAGTATTCGATGAAAGCATGATGGCTGACTTGACCCCAGGGCGTTTATTATCTGGTGGTAACTTCACAACGAATTTCGAAAACTACGCAATTTTTGGTCAATTTGAATATCAGATTACTGACCAGCTTGATGCAACTTTTGGTTTCCGAGCATTACATGAAAACGGTGAAGCAACATTTGAGCGTACAGACTTGTTCACTCCTGCTGATGGTATCGGAATGGATACATACGCCGATGTATTAGCCATGTCGCAAACTGACCCATCATTAATTAAACGTCAAACTGAAAAAACAACGTTTTCTGATTCAGATGATGCCTTTATCTATAAAGCAGTTATCGGTTACGACTTTACTCGCTCTATCCGAGGTTACGTCAACTATTCGACTGGTTACAAAGGTGCATCTTACTTTGTAACAACGAATACGAATCCAGCTGATGCCGATCAATTCCCAACTAAACCCGAACAATCTACTAACTTTGAAGTTGGTTTACGTTCAGGCTTCTTCGATAATGATGTGTTATTTAACATCACCTACTTTGATATGACTGTTGAAGACTATCAAGTTCGTGCAACACGTGTTATTGACGAAGAAAACGGCGTTGTGTTTGCAGGTTATGTTAATGCGAATGAAGCACGCTCTACTGGTTTTGAAGCCGATGCAATTGTCGATATCACCGAAGATCTTCGTTGGACAGCAAGTTACGCTATCTTTGATGCACGTTATGAAGACTTTTCTGATACGCCAATCAACTGTCCTGCTGGTGACGGTGGAGAGTTAGCAGATCGTTGTACTACTGATCCAGTAACAGGTTTACAACGCTTCGATCAAACCGGTCTTTCATTCCCGAATAATGCCGAGCAGCAATTGTTCAGTACGCTTAAATACTCTACCGAGTTCGGTAATACTGGTTGGAACGGTAGCTTACAAGCTAACTGGCGTTATAACGGTGCACATACTCAATCAATTAATGAATTAGCACTAAACCAAAGTGCTAACCCATCATCAAGTATTTGGGATCTGTACTTTAACTTTGGCCAAGATAATTTACGTTTCAGTTTATACGTGAAAAACTTATTTGACCAAGCTTACACTACACGTCAAAACACCAACCAAGAAGGTTACGGTCAAGGGTTCTACCCACGTGATTGGAATCGCTTTTACGGTGGCAGTGTTCAGTATATTTTCTAA